Proteins co-encoded in one Paenibacillus antri genomic window:
- the gerPC gene encoding spore germination protein GerPC produces MDARQWAEQLARLHAENVELNDRVRRLTERLERLEDEVDRLKRKPAPTIERIEYRFDQLKIDTLQGTLHIGVRPEDAAGEPIWSLGEAAVPEPTIVTGAAPSPPSPFLDIRGAVHRHLDEAVPPLLIRLCEAAEYDIDPEEIDRVVADLRAQVDARIAHYMKLSEYDATREPAAFEASVTRLTIRDVDTAIRNFVSGKRPPPIDEEEKGQ; encoded by the coding sequence GTGGACGCCAGACAATGGGCGGAACAGCTGGCAAGGCTGCACGCCGAAAATGTGGAATTGAACGATCGAGTGCGCCGGCTGACGGAGCGACTGGAGCGACTGGAGGACGAAGTCGATCGGTTGAAACGGAAGCCGGCGCCGACGATCGAGCGCATCGAATATCGATTCGATCAGCTGAAGATCGATACGCTGCAAGGCACGCTTCATATCGGCGTCCGTCCGGAGGACGCCGCGGGGGAGCCGATCTGGTCGCTGGGCGAAGCGGCCGTTCCCGAACCGACGATCGTGACGGGCGCGGCGCCGTCGCCGCCGTCGCCCTTCCTCGACATTCGCGGCGCGGTGCACCGTCACTTGGACGAAGCGGTTCCCCCGCTTTTGATCCGATTATGCGAGGCCGCGGAATACGATATCGATCCGGAGGAGATCGACCGCGTCGTCGCGGATCTTCGCGCGCAAGTCGACGCCCGGATCGCTCATTATATGAAATTGTCGGAATACGACGCTACCCGGGAGCCGGCCGCGTTCGAAGCGTCCGTGACGCGCCTTACGATCCGCGACGTCGATACGGCGATCCGGAACTTCGTCTCGGGCAAGCGTCCGCCCCCGATCGATGAGGAGGAGAAAGGCCAATGA
- a CDS encoding spore gernimation protein GerPD: MIHMTVANRGVSVGSIRVVGLASASVLLVGDVQTIRNSSIFDTPPESVIVGPLQPLPPETASEAAGETGEEDAGEPPAP; encoded by the coding sequence ATGATTCACATGACCGTCGCGAACCGAGGGGTGTCCGTCGGTTCGATTCGCGTCGTCGGCTTGGCGAGCGCCTCTGTGCTGCTCGTCGGCGACGTCCAGACGATTCGCAATTCCAGTATTTTCGATACGCCGCCCGAATCGGTCATCGTCGGGCCGCTGCAGCCGCTGCCGCCGGAGACGGCATCCGAGGCGGCGGGAGAAACGGGGGAAGAAGACGCGGGAGAACCGCCCGCGCCATGA
- a CDS encoding spore germination protein GerPE, translated as MNGRPRTSVVGELFVASVALSSIVLIGDGRIGNSRARAIAVKREYPIYRGDEGSFERYALFRAAIPEPPTLFPADIRFVPERTRIVVGRIDVLAASSSAIIQIGSNGDLANESRQKQFRQLLPESAAAQD; from the coding sequence ATGAACGGACGACCGCGAACTTCCGTAGTCGGGGAGCTGTTCGTCGCAAGCGTCGCTCTCTCGAGCATCGTCTTGATCGGCGACGGACGCATCGGGAACAGCCGCGCCCGCGCGATCGCCGTCAAACGGGAATACCCGATCTATAGGGGCGACGAGGGGAGCTTCGAACGCTATGCGCTGTTCCGCGCAGCGATCCCCGAGCCGCCGACGCTGTTTCCCGCCGATATTCGGTTCGTCCCCGAACGGACGAGAATCGTCGTCGGCCGCATCGACGTCTTGGCGGCGTCGAGCTCGGCCATCATACAGATCGGCTCGAACGGCGATCTGGCGAACGAATCGCGTCAGAAGCAATTCCGCCAGCTGCTGCCCGAGTCGGCGGCCGCGCAAGACTGA
- a CDS encoding spore germination protein has translation MKRKKMHSFFKQVKRAMFDPAAGTDRFSLGERSSPHLDSTRLRDPPEDPPDLTGDPAKDAEALQSLFGAPRNGDFLSSEIRLTNRSGQSFSVRLLFLRGMTDNRKIDDKIVRPLLEAALQTDRVKPETLADFLVHATPTATATSHARIKEAILDGAVAILTPGVRRAVLVQATKVEHRAVGDAKTELVIRGPHEGFVESLETNISLVRKILRSENLVTEYVPLQEFYQTKAAVMYLSDLANEKLVEEVKLRLEGIKMESIANTLVLQQLLEDKPNSLIPTLSVTERPDRASGAIIDGGVIVLSGHAPFAILCPTTLWTLFHTSEEIYTRTAYANFVRFVRLFATFFALFAPGVYIALVNFQPEMLPTDLMFHIAGNRELLPFPTLVEILLMELAFELIREAGIRIPSVIGSTIGIVGALILGQAAVQANLVSPLLVILVSITGLGSFAVPNQDLAYAVRLGRFLFLFLGSLLGFFGISLGVVFMLGHMVSLQSFGVPFLAPLYPHMSSNRDFIFRKQLWKQEEYGQFTRPKKLRRVRGAIRVWKNLWEDRSP, from the coding sequence ATGAAACGAAAGAAAATGCACTCCTTCTTCAAGCAAGTCAAGCGGGCGATGTTCGATCCGGCCGCCGGGACCGATCGCTTCAGCTTGGGAGAACGTTCGTCGCCGCATCTCGATTCGACTCGGCTGCGGGACCCGCCCGAAGATCCGCCCGACTTGACCGGCGATCCGGCGAAGGACGCCGAAGCGCTGCAATCGCTGTTCGGCGCGCCGCGCAACGGCGACTTCCTCTCGTCGGAAATCCGGCTCACGAATCGGAGCGGACAGTCGTTCTCCGTCCGCCTATTGTTCCTTCGCGGCATGACGGACAACCGGAAGATCGACGACAAGATCGTCCGTCCGCTGCTGGAGGCCGCGCTGCAGACGGACCGCGTGAAGCCGGAGACGTTGGCAGACTTCCTCGTGCACGCGACCCCGACAGCGACGGCGACGTCTCATGCGCGCATTAAGGAAGCGATATTGGACGGAGCGGTCGCCATTTTGACCCCGGGCGTAAGGCGAGCCGTTCTGGTGCAGGCCACGAAGGTCGAGCATCGGGCCGTCGGGGACGCCAAGACGGAGCTCGTCATTCGCGGCCCGCACGAAGGGTTCGTCGAATCGCTCGAGACGAACATCTCGCTCGTCCGCAAGATCCTCCGCTCCGAGAATTTGGTTACGGAATACGTTCCGCTACAGGAGTTTTACCAAACGAAAGCCGCCGTCATGTATTTATCCGATCTTGCGAACGAGAAGCTCGTCGAAGAGGTAAAACTTAGGTTGGAAGGGATCAAGATGGAGTCGATCGCGAATACGCTCGTCCTCCAGCAGCTGTTGGAGGACAAGCCCAATTCGCTCATTCCGACGCTGTCGGTCACCGAACGGCCGGATCGGGCGTCGGGCGCGATCATCGACGGCGGCGTCATCGTGTTGTCGGGGCACGCGCCCTTCGCGATTCTATGCCCGACGACGTTATGGACGCTGTTCCACACGTCGGAGGAAATTTACACGCGCACGGCGTACGCGAATTTCGTGCGGTTCGTACGCCTGTTCGCGACGTTCTTCGCGTTGTTCGCGCCAGGCGTGTATATCGCGCTCGTCAACTTCCAGCCGGAGATGCTCCCGACCGACCTGATGTTCCATATCGCGGGCAACCGCGAACTGCTTCCTTTTCCCACCCTAGTCGAGATCTTGTTGATGGAATTGGCGTTCGAGCTGATCCGAGAGGCGGGAATTCGCATTCCGTCGGTCATCGGATCGACGATCGGGATCGTCGGCGCGCTGATCTTGGGACAAGCGGCCGTGCAGGCGAACCTTGTATCGCCGCTGCTCGTCATCCTCGTGTCGATTACCGGTCTCGGGTCGTTCGCGGTGCCGAATCAGGACCTGGCATACGCCGTCAGACTCGGACGATTTCTCTTCCTGTTCCTCGGATCGCTGCTCGGCTTCTTCGGCATCTCGCTCGGCGTCGTGTTCATGTTGGGCCATATGGTGTCGCTGCAATCGTTCGGCGTGCCGTTCCTCGCGCCGCTGTACCCGCATATGAGCTCGAACCGCGACTTCATCTTCCGCAAGCAGCTGTGGAAGCAGGAAGAATACGGTCAGTTCACGCGGCCGAAGAAGCTGCGTCGCGTGCGGGGGGCGATCCGGGTGTGGAAGAACCTCTGGGAGGACCGCTCGCCATGA
- a CDS encoding GerAB/ArcD/ProY family transporter: MTVRDGHIGYREWAAFVLMATGAKILNPSSVVLTQYGKEATWMLSFAAGAVNFAFLFLVIRYMRSYPGKGLLDVIAERSGRWLAKGYAFALCIGMTGNGFINLRLLVDQAKIVTLPQTPVSVMMICSLLLAVYLAYKGIETLSRLSRVLLPWLFGAIVSVAVLMMNRYNVHLLAPWFGPGLPQVAWDGARHALYYGEPFALTTLALFVRTQGDFRRGLWRGTFYALAAATLVIMEVQLILGSPGSERIAFPYLELSRMIYLNRFVQHLEGVYSAIWLLIAFTQIAIDLYLATFLFSQTFAMKRFRPLLLPMAALFMMLALMPSYFYETIVWKDVYLIQIGGAVIYGGFLLAWAASWFRRGTGGEDVSSGAAAGD; encoded by the coding sequence ATGACGGTAAGGGACGGGCATATCGGATATCGGGAATGGGCGGCGTTCGTGCTGATGGCGACGGGGGCGAAAATTTTAAATCCGTCGTCCGTCGTGCTTACCCAGTACGGGAAGGAAGCGACTTGGATGTTGTCGTTCGCGGCCGGCGCGGTGAACTTCGCGTTCTTGTTCCTCGTGATTCGATATATGCGGTCCTATCCGGGGAAAGGGCTGCTCGACGTCATCGCCGAACGGTCGGGCCGATGGCTCGCGAAGGGGTACGCCTTCGCGCTCTGCATCGGTATGACAGGGAACGGCTTTATCAATCTGCGGCTGCTCGTCGACCAAGCGAAGATCGTCACGCTGCCGCAAACGCCGGTCTCGGTCATGATGATTTGCTCGTTGCTTCTAGCCGTCTACTTGGCATACAAGGGCATCGAGACGCTTTCCCGCCTCAGCCGGGTGCTTCTGCCCTGGTTGTTCGGCGCGATCGTCTCCGTCGCGGTGCTGATGATGAACCGATATAACGTCCATCTGCTCGCCCCTTGGTTCGGGCCGGGACTGCCTCAGGTCGCTTGGGACGGAGCGCGTCACGCGCTGTACTACGGCGAGCCGTTCGCGTTGACGACGCTGGCGTTGTTCGTTCGGACGCAGGGCGATTTCCGGCGAGGGTTGTGGAGGGGGACGTTCTATGCGCTGGCCGCGGCCACGCTGGTCATCATGGAGGTGCAGCTCATTCTCGGCAGCCCCGGCTCGGAACGGATCGCCTTCCCGTATTTGGAGCTGTCGAGGATGATCTACCTCAATCGATTCGTACAGCATCTGGAGGGCGTGTACTCCGCCATCTGGCTGTTGATCGCCTTTACGCAAATCGCGATCGACTTGTATCTCGCGACCTTTTTGTTTTCGCAGACGTTTGCGATGAAGCGATTTCGACCGCTGCTTCTCCCGATGGCCGCGTTGTTTATGATGCTGGCGCTGATGCCGAGTTATTTTTACGAAACGATCGTATGGAAAGACGTCTATCTCATTCAAATCGGGGGGGCGGTCATCTATGGCGGATTCCTGCTGGCCTGGGCGGCATCGTGGTTTCGACGCGGTACGGGCGGCGAAGACGTGTCTAGCGGCGCTGCTGCCGGCGATTAG
- a CDS encoding Ger(x)C family spore germination protein, whose translation MADSCWPGRHRGFDAVRAAKTCLAALLPAISGLLLAGCWDAHELEEYAFVTVVGVDVGERDDTIRVTYQISKPRNFASKESATTADKATEIVSIDTPSLYASRNLINAGTSRVLTLVQAKVLIVSEAFAKKGNLLLELESLVRERDFRRDIILITCRGKAEEFIRSNRPQLEKAPYRYYELITQTDSASGLVPDSQLHDFIVSSEGGDRSALTMLAGVREDDDREAQTEELDDLLAGELRIEGKNKVQFLGSAVYNDQKLIGLLTGRETRMAQLVRGKVKQFNAFVPDPEEEDKIVALLVRQQRRPDIRIDPFADPIRIDVAIDLDLDLTGQQNPNRRVTSNAYIERLQRAADERLTKQIEEVVRKSQEQFRCDFFGFYQTARQRCFTERCWDRVRWRERYSDAKVEVEIKTHIRRTGKQLDTVRGGNS comes from the coding sequence ATGGCGGATTCCTGCTGGCCTGGGCGGCATCGTGGTTTCGACGCGGTACGGGCGGCGAAGACGTGTCTAGCGGCGCTGCTGCCGGCGATTAGCGGACTGCTCCTGGCCGGCTGCTGGGACGCCCACGAATTGGAAGAATACGCGTTCGTCACCGTCGTCGGCGTCGACGTAGGCGAACGGGACGACACGATCCGGGTCACGTACCAAATTTCGAAGCCGCGAAACTTCGCGAGCAAGGAGTCCGCGACGACGGCGGACAAGGCGACCGAGATCGTCTCGATCGACACGCCGTCGCTCTACGCGTCCAGAAACTTAATTAACGCCGGCACCAGCCGGGTGTTGACGCTCGTGCAGGCGAAGGTGCTGATCGTCTCCGAGGCGTTCGCGAAAAAGGGCAATCTGTTGTTGGAGCTGGAATCGCTCGTCCGGGAGCGGGACTTCCGTCGGGACATCATCCTCATTACGTGCAGGGGGAAAGCGGAAGAGTTCATCCGATCGAACCGACCGCAGCTGGAGAAGGCGCCGTATCGATATTACGAATTGATCACGCAGACGGACTCCGCGAGCGGACTCGTGCCCGATTCGCAGCTTCACGACTTCATCGTGTCGTCCGAAGGGGGAGACCGTTCCGCTTTGACGATGCTCGCCGGCGTCAGAGAGGACGACGACCGCGAGGCGCAAACCGAGGAGCTGGACGATCTGCTTGCCGGCGAGCTTCGCATCGAAGGGAAAAATAAAGTGCAATTCCTCGGCTCGGCCGTGTACAACGATCAGAAGCTGATCGGCCTGTTGACCGGTCGAGAGACCCGAATGGCGCAGCTCGTTCGAGGGAAGGTGAAACAATTTAACGCCTTCGTGCCGGATCCCGAGGAAGAGGACAAGATCGTCGCGCTTCTCGTTCGGCAGCAGCGTCGGCCGGACATCCGCATCGATCCGTTCGCCGACCCGATTCGCATCGACGTCGCGATCGACTTGGATTTGGACTTAACCGGCCAACAAAATCCGAATCGCCGCGTCACCTCGAACGCATATATCGAACGCTTGCAGCGGGCAGCGGACGAACGGCTGACGAAGCAAATCGAGGAGGTCGTTCGAAAATCGCAGGAACAGTTCCGCTGCGACTTCTTCGGGTTTTACCAAACGGCGCGGCAGCGATGTTTTACCGAACGATGCTGGGATCGGGTTCGTTGGCGCGAACGGTATTCCGATGCGAAAGTCGAGGTCGAAATTAAAACCCACATTCGAAGAACCGGCAAGCAGCTGGATACGGTGAGAGGAGGGAACTCGTGA
- a CDS encoding ATP-binding protein: MVRELVVNASLLISGLYIGSLLFRLTPQSMASWRTSMSFGLYYGVVAAALLAFNQEGAGDGSRSFHLVPVAIAALHGSPRAAAIAAGFQLLLGWALPGVGLDARVALETAVVGLGAAAIAAVAKRRASAWAWTATLVAGSQLVGAVLDGAPREGRWWEAVVFASGILLVLWGADSFIRKERERKALMTEYTYLTQHDLLTGLLNFQTFQARLQPLLAEGNRVCFILIDCDDVKSLNTEQGFHTVDGTLRNVANLLRAYFPDALLMGRYGSDEFAVVFPMPDDLPARLEKTLETQIQELSDIQLSYGYAVYPDEAKDPSAFIALVQRRMLETKRRLWLEREAHWLHNERLMAVGELAAGMAHEIRNPLTTVKGFLQVSKQNGYNVSEYYDIIMHEIKRMSDLTVEFLQFSKPSAHRPSLISIQECVQAAVQLTESEITRNGHQLQLQAEEMPLMALLEKDKIIQVLVNVVRNGIEAMEEGGGTLAIAVYPRGEFGLVDVTDTGGGITDEHLMRLFQPFFSTKSKGTGLGLSISQKLINEHGGYISVRSKVGIGTTFTIRLPLADRDATA; this comes from the coding sequence GTGGTTCGGGAACTGGTCGTTAACGCTTCGTTGTTGATTTCCGGCTTGTATATCGGATCGTTGTTGTTTCGGCTGACGCCGCAGTCGATGGCGTCATGGCGAACGTCCATGTCGTTCGGCTTGTACTACGGCGTCGTCGCGGCGGCGCTGCTCGCGTTCAACCAAGAGGGAGCGGGGGACGGCTCCCGAAGCTTTCATCTCGTGCCCGTCGCGATCGCCGCCCTGCACGGTTCACCGCGGGCGGCCGCGATCGCGGCCGGCTTCCAGCTGCTTCTCGGCTGGGCGCTGCCGGGAGTGGGCTTGGACGCGCGCGTCGCCCTGGAGACGGCCGTCGTCGGTCTCGGCGCCGCCGCGATCGCGGCCGTCGCCAAGCGGCGCGCCTCCGCCTGGGCGTGGACGGCGACTCTCGTCGCCGGCTCGCAGCTCGTCGGAGCCGTCTTGGACGGCGCTCCGCGGGAAGGGCGATGGTGGGAAGCCGTCGTCTTCGCGAGCGGCATACTGCTCGTCTTATGGGGCGCGGATTCGTTCATTCGCAAGGAACGCGAACGGAAAGCGCTGATGACGGAATACACGTACTTGACGCAGCACGATCTGTTGACGGGGCTGCTCAACTTCCAGACGTTCCAAGCGAGATTGCAGCCGTTGCTGGCCGAAGGCAATCGGGTGTGCTTCATCTTGATCGATTGCGACGACGTGAAGTCGTTGAATACCGAGCAGGGCTTCCACACGGTGGACGGCACGCTTAGGAACGTAGCGAACCTGCTCCGGGCGTATTTCCCCGACGCTCTGTTGATGGGACGGTACGGGTCGGACGAATTCGCGGTCGTCTTCCCGATGCCCGACGACTTGCCGGCGAGACTCGAGAAGACGCTCGAGACGCAAATCCAAGAGCTGTCGGACATTCAGCTCTCGTACGGTTACGCCGTCTACCCCGACGAGGCGAAGGACCCGAGCGCCTTCATCGCGCTCGTGCAGCGGCGCATGCTCGAGACGAAACGGCGGCTGTGGCTGGAGCGCGAAGCGCATTGGCTGCATAACGAACGCTTGATGGCCGTCGGGGAGCTGGCCGCGGGCATGGCTCACGAAATTCGAAATCCGTTGACGACGGTGAAGGGATTTCTGCAGGTTTCGAAGCAGAACGGATACAACGTGTCCGAGTATTACGACATCATTATGCACGAAATCAAACGCATGAGCGATTTGACGGTCGAATTTTTACAGTTCTCGAAGCCGTCCGCGCATCGTCCGAGCCTCATCTCCATCCAAGAGTGCGTCCAGGCGGCCGTACAGCTGACGGAATCGGAAATTACGAGGAACGGCCACCAGCTTCAGCTGCAGGCGGAAGAGATGCCGCTCATGGCGCTCCTCGAGAAGGACAAGATCATTCAGGTATTGGTCAACGTCGTCCGCAACGGCATCGAAGCGATGGAGGAGGGGGGCGGCACGCTCGCGATCGCCGTCTACCCGCGGGGCGAATTCGGTCTCGTGGACGTGACCGACACGGGCGGCGGCATCACCGACGAGCACTTGATGCGACTGTTTCAACCGTTCTTCTCGACGAAGTCGAAGGGGACGGGACTCGGATTGTCGATCAGCCAGAAGCTGATCAACGAACACGGCGGATATATTTCCGTCAGAAGCAAGGTGGGGATCGGCACGACGTTCACGATCCGCCTGCCGCTGGCGGATCGCGACGCGACGGCGTAG
- the corA gene encoding magnesium/cobalt transporter CorA, whose amino-acid sequence MIQTIAVTKHGETLRGVPIDSLDRDDVEWYWVDFAEPTEEEILLLETRFRFHPLAIEDCLQLLQRPKLDHYEAFHFLVFHTLHPTTLEAVELDVFLSERYIVTFHLTPLPELDDAFAKWVAFDEAGKKGPLFALYSVVDKIVDQYFPSVYRIEDALFDMDQRKSSDLTDKIMDQVFDIRSDLLQLRRTVFPMRELLYRILNSERIQGMGGEHRAYFADVHDHLLKLSEMIESNREMTADIRDSYVSLNTNRMNGIMKTLTVITTIFMPLTFLAGIYGMNFSYMPELDMKGGYFIALGAMALIGFAMFWWFKRKGWFD is encoded by the coding sequence ATGATTCAGACGATCGCCGTAACGAAACACGGAGAGACGCTTCGCGGCGTCCCGATCGATTCGCTCGATCGGGACGACGTCGAATGGTATTGGGTCGACTTCGCGGAACCGACGGAAGAAGAGATTCTGCTGCTCGAAACTCGGTTCCGGTTCCACCCGCTCGCCATCGAGGACTGCCTGCAGCTGCTGCAGCGGCCGAAGCTGGACCATTACGAGGCGTTCCATTTTCTCGTCTTCCATACGCTTCACCCGACGACGCTCGAGGCGGTCGAACTGGACGTCTTCCTCTCGGAGCGGTATATCGTGACGTTCCATCTGACGCCGCTGCCGGAGCTGGACGACGCGTTCGCCAAGTGGGTCGCGTTCGACGAAGCGGGGAAGAAGGGGCCGCTCTTCGCGTTGTACTCGGTCGTGGACAAGATCGTCGATCAATATTTCCCGTCCGTCTACCGCATCGAAGACGCCCTCTTCGATATGGACCAGCGGAAGTCGTCGGACTTGACCGACAAGATTATGGATCAAGTGTTCGACATCCGCTCGGATTTGCTGCAGCTGCGGCGCACGGTGTTTCCGATGCGGGAGCTGCTGTATCGCATTCTGAACAGCGAGAGAATTCAAGGGATGGGCGGCGAGCATCGGGCGTATTTCGCCGACGTCCACGACCATCTGCTCAAGCTGTCGGAGATGATCGAATCGAACCGGGAGATGACGGCCGACATCCGCGACAGCTACGTCTCCTTGAATACGAACCGGATGAACGGTATCATGAAGACGCTGACGGTCATAACGACGATCTTCATGCCGCTGACGTTCTTGGCAGGGATCTACGGGATGAACTTCTCCTATATGCCGGAGTTGGACATGAAGGGCGGATATTTCATCGCGCTCGGGGCGATGGCGCTGATCGGATTCGCGATGTTTTGGTGGTTCAAGCGGAAGGGCTGGTTCGACTAA
- a CDS encoding sugar phosphate isomerase/epimerase family protein: MTRLSIGLQMYTLRNETAQDFLGTLRKVAELGYEGVEFAGYGGLDAKALRAELDGMGLKSLGSHVSLARMLEAADDEIEYALTLGNKYLVVPWMGEEKYATEEALAETCKQLDAIGAKCAERGIAFGYHNHSFELQRTFAGKLMLDYIFDSVPADRLQVELDSCWVHNAGIDAAAYIGKYKGRIPLVHLKDMMREGDKANTVELGKGEVDLLAIAAASKEAGAEWLIVEQDVCQNPPLESVATSIAWLKSNGLR; encoded by the coding sequence ATGACGAGATTGTCGATCGGATTGCAAATGTACACGCTTCGGAACGAGACGGCTCAGGACTTCTTGGGCACGCTTCGGAAGGTGGCGGAGCTTGGATACGAAGGCGTAGAATTCGCCGGCTACGGCGGTTTGGACGCGAAGGCGCTTCGCGCGGAATTGGACGGCATGGGGCTCAAGTCGCTCGGCAGCCACGTATCGCTCGCGCGGATGCTGGAAGCGGCCGACGACGAGATCGAATACGCGCTGACGCTCGGCAACAAATATCTCGTCGTGCCGTGGATGGGCGAAGAGAAATACGCGACCGAAGAAGCGCTCGCGGAGACGTGCAAGCAGCTTGACGCCATCGGCGCCAAGTGCGCCGAGCGCGGCATCGCGTTCGGCTACCATAACCATTCCTTCGAGCTGCAGCGCACGTTCGCAGGCAAACTGATGCTGGACTACATCTTCGACAGCGTGCCGGCGGACCGCTTGCAGGTGGAACTGGATTCTTGCTGGGTCCACAACGCCGGCATCGACGCGGCGGCATATATCGGTAAGTACAAGGGCCGCATCCCGCTCGTTCACTTGAAGGACATGATGCGCGAAGGCGACAAGGCGAACACGGTCGAGCTCGGGAAAGGCGAAGTGGATCTGCTTGCGATCGCCGCCGCTTCGAAGGAAGCCGGCGCGGAATGGCTGATCGTCGAACAAGACGTATGCCAAAACCCGCCGCTCGAAAGCGTGGCGACCAGCATCGCTTGGCTCAAGAGCAACGGCCTTCGGTAA
- a CDS encoding DUF5317 domain-containing protein — protein sequence MIYDGIVIGLIVGLIRGGVFGALRGLSRLKLVAGWVFPALLVFQFVYFYFQGRNEALQQYTGISIMVIYVIGLLFVGLNHKQPGFKTIFVGVFLNFLVMVLNGGAMPVSLEAASTLGSYYADMLQNNDVVYKHAKLMEDTRLPFLGDIIPIVAPYPRQVIISIGDIVMNVGIFMFLQKIMTAEKKGLPSGAVSTQA from the coding sequence ATGATTTATGACGGTATCGTAATCGGACTCATCGTCGGGTTGATCCGAGGGGGCGTCTTCGGCGCATTGCGCGGATTGTCTCGGTTGAAGCTTGTGGCCGGTTGGGTTTTCCCGGCGCTGCTGGTCTTTCAGTTCGTGTACTTCTATTTCCAAGGCAGGAACGAAGCGCTGCAGCAATATACGGGCATTTCGATCATGGTTATTTATGTTATCGGTCTTTTGTTCGTCGGATTGAACCACAAACAGCCGGGTTTCAAGACAATTTTCGTCGGCGTGTTCCTGAATTTCCTCGTCATGGTTCTGAACGGCGGGGCGATGCCGGTGTCGCTCGAAGCGGCGTCGACGTTGGGATCGTATTACGCGGACATGCTGCAGAACAACGACGTCGTGTATAAACACGCGAAGCTGATGGAGGACACGAGGCTGCCCTTCCTGGGAGACATTATCCCGATCGTCGCGCCTTACCCGCGGCAGGTGATTATCAGCATCGGCGACATCGTGATGAACGTAGGAATCTTTATGTTCCTGCAGAAGATCATGACGGCCGAGAAGAAGGGGCTCCCGAGCGGAGCGGTATCCACGCAAGCATAA